A window of Aurantibacillus circumpalustris genomic DNA:
TTCGCTTAATTGTTTCACCAACACCTAAAAACACACCTTCAATTTGCTCGTCCAATTCGGTTCTGTCTGTTACAATGAGTAAACGGGCTTTAGAATTGTTTTCCAGAATCCATTTGGCTAACCATACCATTGTCAAACTCTTACCGCTTCCCTGAGTATGCCAAATGATCCCACCTTCTTTTTTAGCAAGATATTTCTGAGCTTCCTTGATGCCGAAATACTGATTGGGGCGACAGAGTTTTTTTGTACCAAAATCAAATATTAAAAAATTGTGAATGATTTCTAGTAAGCGTTCTTTGCTGCAAAATTGAATGATGTGTTTATCCAAAACTATTTCATCTGGTCTGTAAACGTCGTTGTCTTCTTTCCATTTCAGAAAATATTTTTCCTCTGTTTTGGTTGTGCCGTAATACAAGCCATTGCTATCGTTCCCTGCCATTACGAATTGAATGGTGGTGAAAAATGGCTTGTTGAATAAATGCAATTGGTTACTGATGTTTTGGCGAATACCTTCACTAGCAGAAACGCTGGCTTTTTTTAGTTCTAAAACACCAATAGCAATGCCGTTGATATAAAGTACAATGTCAGGCCTACGTTCTTTTGCTCCTTTGATGGTTACTTCTTCAGCAATGGCGAAATGGTTGTTATGTGGATTCTCCCAATCAATAAAATCAACATGTTCGGGGCGTTTAATGGCTTCAACCTTTTTTGAGGTGCCGAAACGAAGCATAGAATACACTTCTTTATTGGCGGTGTAAAGGTCATCATTGGTATTGATGTTGGCTTCTTTCTTTAGAGCAAAGGTGGCTTTGGTAATAAGCTCATCGCTGTATTTTGTTTGCAGAAATTTACGCAACTCAGCTTCTTCAATATTGCTGTTGCCTTCTCGTTCTTCCCAATTACCCAAATAGGTGTACTGCAATTGTTCCTGAAACAACCGCAAAATGCGGTTTTGGGTGGCTCGTTCTATTTGTCCGACTTTGCTCATATTATCTGTAGTTTAAAAACCCCATATTTGTTTCAGCATCTCAAATGTTTCCTTTTGTCGAGTTTCCAACATTTCCAACGGAAAGACTCCGTCTTGATTCGGTTCAATCTTAGTGAAATTTATATGACTTGGGAGATGCTTTCTATCAATTGAATCAATATGACCTACCAAAAGTTCGTTCCAAATTAAATTACTTGTTTTGTAGTCCTCTACTTTTAAAGAATAATAGTCATTATTGCTGCTAATGTTTTGTTTGTCCTTCAACAACAGCAACATGCCCAGTTTATTTCTAACTGTATTGAATTTCGATTCATCAAAGAAACCATCCTTATCTGTGAAGAGTTTTTTGTTTCGATCATTATTCGCATAGATATGCTCTAGATGCATACCATACACTTTTTTATTATTCTTGTTAAACCGTTCTTCAAGATCAGTTAATGCATCTTTACAATACGACGGCTTATCTAGTTTCTCTCCCAAGAATTTGTCTATTCTCATTAATGTATACTTGGTAAAATTGAGCCACCTATTGTGTATATTTTGAAATAATTCAGGTTTATACAAATCTCCGATAGTTGTGTATGCACCTTTTGTAATAATCTCTTCTTCTTCGAGATGTGCAATCAAGACATCATCAAATGCCTTGGCAATCTCATTCAAAGATTTATTTCGAACCTTAGGCATTAACTTGTATACAAAATCCTGAAAACTATTACTATCGTAGAGATCTAGCAAACGTACTGTTGAATGCATTTGATCAAACTTTTTAGCAACTAAATTGATCTTTTCATTTGCCTGTTTGTCATTTAATTCAATTGCAGAAATAATTAATAAATACTGTTGGTTTTGATCAAGTAATTTATTGAATACTAGATATTCATTCTCATATGTTGTCCGAATCTTTAAATGCAGTTCAGCAAAGTATCTAAAGTCGTTGACGACCCAATTATATAGCTTTTTGGTGTCTTCAAAACGATTAAAAAAGCTCAGAATTGTTTGATTTTGGTAAATTTCATAGTGGTACTTATCTTCAAATTTCTTATAGTCATTTTCAGTTTCAGCGAATTTGGCTCTTAAGTATATTTTAAAAAAAGTGTCTAAATCAATTTCATTTTCGGTACTATTTTTAATGATGCTGTTGTAATATTTGTTCTGGAGTTCTACCCAAATTTCGTTAGCCTTTTCTTTCTCTTCATTGTATAGATTGCCGAGAAACTTTCCTTTTAGAATCTCATAAGGTTTTAATCCTAAACCACGGTCATTCACAACTTCAAAGATGGTGGCAACATTCTCCTGCTGTTCAATATGAATTTCTACAATATTGAGTTTTTCTAAGATGTAATAGATATAGTAAGTAAGTTTTTTTACGTCAATAGTCAAGCCAGATTCCTCAGATTTAAAGAGACTATTAAAGTATGTGGATATGATAACATAGTTTTCCAAAATCTTTTTCTGCGTTTCGTCTTTGGCTTCATACTCAGTAATATTACCTAAGATATAATCAAACGCTCCTTGACGATTTGGATTATAAATTTTGTAGTATTCAGGCTTTGAAAAATCATCAGCTTCGAAAATTAGCTTTTCAAGTGTGCTAACGCTCACTGTCTTTACAGTATAGCTAGCGTTTTCATGGACTTCCGAAACTATACGTCGTAATGCAATCAGCATTATTAAAAATGTAGTTAACCGTTGTTGACCATCCACAATAGAAATAAATGTTGTGGTTTTGCAGGTTAGGTAAGTATTAAGAAAGTACGGCTTATAATTTTCAAGTACATCCTTTTTAATATTCTTGGGATCACTTACATTACGTTGACTCAAGTTGAATCTTAACTCGATATCTCTTAGCAAGGTTTCTACCTGACTCTTTTGCCACTTATAATCCCTTTGGTAGATGTCAATGTAATAACGCTCCTTTTCAGAAAAAACTCTGTTTATCGTAAGGGCATTTGGTGTGATCAAACTTTGTACAATTTCTCCAGCCATATTATTTTAATCTTATTTTCCCTGTTAATAAATTCTGCAACATCCCTAATTTTACCTTTCTGTATTTCTCCAATTTGTTTTCTATGGCATTTATGTCAGCATCCATATCAGTCAAGCAATTGGCAACTTTTAGTTTTTCATGGAGTGAATCGTGAATTTTAATATTGAAATTATTCAAACTTGATTTTTGAATATTGGGCAAGCCTGAACCAACTCGTAATTCCATTACCTGCGTTTGACGAAACTTTAAGTATTGATACAGGTATGCTTTAGGAAATTTAGTATCTATCAAGTCAACAGCATAACAGTGACCTCCCAGCCAAAATCTGTTTGTAGAATAGTTTACAAATCCGCAAGAATTTCCACCTTCACTTATTGTAATCGTATCTTTTTCCGTGTTCCATTTATCAGTGTAACCTGATGGTTCAATACCACCATTTAGTGCAGGGTAAGTTCCTTTGTCTGACATATCGGATTTGTTCAATTGTTCTCCTTTCCTAATAACAACAATTGTATCTAATCTTATTTCTTGAAGCTTACCTGTAGAAAACAGTTTTTGCATTACCCCTTGCTTGATGTTGCGTTTTTTGGCAATCAGTTTTTCTAAACTGTTTATCAAGTCATCGGCATCGGATAGGGCGTTGGCTATGGCGGCTTGTTCGTCAATGGTTGGTGGAAGTGGAACTTTAATGTTGCCAATCAATCCAGTGTTTAAGTTTGGTTGTCCATTTCCAGTTGCTACAACTTCCCTTAAATATTTGATTTGAGTATTGATAAAATAGACCAAATACTGTTTGTTAGTTTCTTTGTCAAAGTCTAACAATGCTGCAATTCCGTCATTCGCACAACACTTTATTGCTAATAGCTTTGGTACACCTAAGGTCGCACCGCTGTTTGCAATTATCAGAGTTCCTTTTTCAAGTATTCTGCTGTGTAAAGAACCTTCCTCTGTTAAACAGCTTTCTGTTTCTAAAACATACATTTGAGATAACGGGATATTGGTCAAGGCTGCAACTGTTAGCCAAGGAATATAATTTCCATTAAAATATCTTGGGTCACCTGCTGGTCTGGGTGAGCCTCCTCTAACAGGATTGGAGATTTGCGAAATTGTTTTCACCTGCCAATCGCTCGGAATCAAACCCACTTCGGTTTGTTTATATTTTTCTGCTACTAACTCCATACAAATCCCATTTTTTGAAGGTGAGCAGATACTTTGTCTTCCAATTCGACAGCATCGGTGGTTTGTTTGGGCAATGGTGTTTCGTAGCGTTCTGTCAATTCTTTTATACGTTGGGTAAGGCGTTGGCTGATGCGTTCCATTTCGGTCTTTACACTGCGTTCAATACTTGCCATCCATTTATCATCCACAACCAACTGCTTTATTTCGGTATCGGTGAGTGTTTTGTAGCGTGCCAATGTAAGTTTATCCAACTCAGCTTCTACTTCTTTTATCTTTTTGTTGAGTTCGGTTTGCTTTTCGGTTAGGTCAAGGTATTGCTCCAAAACCGCTTGCTCTCCATAAGAAGTTTCTGCTTCGGCAGCCAAAGGCAAGTCCTGTTTTTTAGCTTTTGGTTTTGTAGCCACAAGTTCTTTCAATCGCTTTTGCACATTGGCTTTGTTTACCTTGTCATAATCAGAGAAATAGCCTTCCTCTCCACTGTGTTCTTCTTCCAGTTCCTGAGTAGTGGCGGCTAAGGTTTCTCTTTCGGCTTCCAGTTTCTCAATGGCTTTTTTCTCGGCTAGAAAGTAGCGGTTAATCACCAAGCTTTTAGGAACCAAATCGCAATCCCAACCTTTGTCAGTTTCTTTTCCTGCTTTGTTTTTTGTCAAAATGCGGTAAGGTTCTGCCTTCCAGCCGTCCACAGCAATCAAATAACAATCATCTTGCATTACTTCATTCCAATAATTCATTAAATGCTGGTAAACATCGTACTTATCCATCAGGGCTTTGCCTGTGTAGGTTTGTAAGATATCTTCCGAAATACTATGACTAGTCTGCTTGGGTTTTACACCGATGGCTAAGGCTTTTAAGAAAGTAGTGTTGCGTTTTTTCCAGTTGGTAAACAAATCGTCCATTTCCTTACTGAAGGTTACAAATTCGGGATGCGAAAATATTTCATTTTTTAGCTGCGAATGCTCAATGGTCAATAGTGAGTACCCTTTTCGCCCATCTTTAAACAATTGTTTGCGAAGCGAAGGATATACTTTCCAGTAGTCCTGCAAAGCATCAATATCTGCATTTGGAATACCACCTAACAAGTGTGCTTCAATGTCTTGTATGTCTTCTATTTCCTGACTGTCGATGTAGCGGGGAATGTTGAGGTTAAAATCATTTTTCTGATCGCTTATTTCTTTGTAAGAAACAAAACGACTGAACTTAGGCACTTCAATTTGTTTGTTGAAAATGTCTGTTATTTTATGAATGTCCTGTTCACGTAAACGGTTTTTGTTTCCGTCTTTAATGAAGCCTTTGCTGGCATCTACCATAAAAATACCTCTTTCATCTTCCGAAAGGTCTTTGGTCGCTTCGGCATTTTCCATATCAATCACAATCACACATGCAGGTATGCCTGTTCCGTAAAACAAATTTGCTGGTAACCCAATAATACCTTTGATGTAGCCTTTTTCGATGAGGCTTTTACGTATTTCGCTTTCTACATTGCCACGAAACAAAACTCCATGTGGCAAAATGCAAGCACCTTTACCTTTGCTTTTTAGTGATTTAATGATATGCAACAAAAAGGCATAATCGCCATTTTTAGCAGGAGGGATTTTACCAGATTCAAAACGGTTGTATAAATCATTCGTAGGATCAAATCCATCCATCCAGTTCTTTGATGAGAAAGGGGGATTGGCAACCACAAAATCAAAAGTTTTTAATTTACCAGTTGCTTTATCCGTATGCAGTGGAACCGACATGGTGCTTTGACCTTTTTCAATTACAGCTTCAGGGTTGTTGTGCAAAATCATATTCATGCGTGCTAAGGCAGCATTAGAGGTCTCTTTTTCTTGCCCATATAAGTTCACTTTCGATTCAGCTTCTTCAGCTACTTTCAGTAACAAAGAGCCTGACCCGCATGTTGGATCGTATACAGTTTGTTTATCCTTGGTTACTTTCGTTACCCCAATAACCTTCGCCAAAACTCGGCTTACTTCGGCAGGTGTATAAAATTCGCCCTTACTCTTGCCGCTTTCCGAAGCAAAGTGCCGCATCAAGTATTCGTAAGCATCACCCAAAATATCATCACCTTCAGCACGATTTTTACTAAAATCAAGAGAAGGGTTTTCGAAAATGGCAATGAGATCGGTAAGCTTGTCAACCATTTCTTTTCCTTTGCCTAATTTCTCATCGTCCTGAAAACTTATGTTGTCGATTACTTTTTCTAGATCATTTTCCTTCGCTAAAGCACTTATGGCAATATCCATTTTTTCGCCTATATCCTTCTGCCCCTTTAGGGCTTGGAGGTCACTAAAACCACCACCCTTTGGAATTTTAATTAGCCCATTGGGGTCATTGGCGTACTTGTCACTCACATACTTTACAAACAGCAACACCAACACATAATCTTTGTATTGACTTGGTTCCATTGAGCCCCTTAACTTGTCGCAACTTGCCCAAAGGGAAGAGTATAATTCTGATTTTTTAATTGCCATTTTTTAGTTCTGTCTTTTTTTATTTGAAACCAATAATTCTTTCACATCCACATTTAGCAAATCGGCAATGGCATATAAAATTTCCAACGAGGGTTGCCTCCTATTTTGAACGTAGGCGTTCACCATGTTGTAACTTTTGCCTAGCTCGCTACTCAACCATGTTTGCGTGAGACCTTTTTTTTGCAGTATTAATTTGATATTGTTCATTGGGCTACATGTGGGACATAAATGTAACATTTTATATCAAAATGTGAGATATTAAATCAAACCAGGAAGGGAATAAACTAGGAAAATTGAATACTAAGATTTCCGCACGTTTTAAAATTATATAAAACGGCTCTAGCAAAAATGAATATATTATCTATTTTCTTTCCGAAAGAACTAGCGCTGCATGGTTTTTAGTATAAGACATGAGGCAAATAAAATATTTTTCATCAGCACTTGGTAAGATGTCGCTCCCATCGAAATTATGGTCAGGTCTATATGGCTGAAGAATATACCTAAATACACTTTCATCGCCTGAAACTTTCCATGAGAAATTCTGAGTCAGATAATTCACTAATTTCTGAGATTTTTCTTTCTGGAAATTAGTATCAAAATGGGCGAGGCACAAAAAATTGGAGGTCAATGGAATTCCATAATTGTGATAAAATAAGCCTTTAAAATTCTTAATATGAAATTGTTCTATAGCCTTCAGATCAAACTTAACCGCAAAAGGCATCCTATTCGAAATGCCATAAATAATCCTTGCTAATTTTGCATCAAGTCTAAAAAAAGACCTTGTGGTTTTTTCAACCAATTTAACTGCTTCAGGGCGTTTATTAATTATTCCTATTAAATTCCTAAACTCTTCGTCAGCATAACTGTATGATTGATTGCAATTATAACATGCTGGAACCAGTATACGTGTTTCTCTGAAAGCAATTGGAAATCCTTCAAATAAATTCTTTGGAGGTATGTGCTCTCTGTGATTTTGCGCTGGAGATAATGAAGCTCCACAATTATAGCAATTCATATTAGCTATGTTAGATTCAATTTCTCAAATAATACTCGATTTCTCTCTTTAGAATCTTTAAGCACCTTATCAAAACTCATTATTTCA
This region includes:
- a CDS encoding DUF262 domain-containing protein, translated to MAGEIVQSLITPNALTINRVFSEKERYYIDIYQRDYKWQKSQVETLLRDIELRFNLSQRNVSDPKNIKKDVLENYKPYFLNTYLTCKTTTFISIVDGQQRLTTFLIMLIALRRIVSEVHENASYTVKTVSVSTLEKLIFEADDFSKPEYYKIYNPNRQGAFDYILGNITEYEAKDETQKKILENYVIISTYFNSLFKSEESGLTIDVKKLTYYIYYILEKLNIVEIHIEQQENVATIFEVVNDRGLGLKPYEILKGKFLGNLYNEEKEKANEIWVELQNKYYNSIIKNSTENEIDLDTFFKIYLRAKFAETENDYKKFEDKYHYEIYQNQTILSFFNRFEDTKKLYNWVVNDFRYFAELHLKIRTTYENEYLVFNKLLDQNQQYLLIISAIELNDKQANEKINLVAKKFDQMHSTVRLLDLYDSNSFQDFVYKLMPKVRNKSLNEIAKAFDDVLIAHLEEEEIITKGAYTTIGDLYKPELFQNIHNRWLNFTKYTLMRIDKFLGEKLDKPSYCKDALTDLEERFNKNNKKVYGMHLEHIYANNDRNKKLFTDKDGFFDESKFNTVRNKLGMLLLLKDKQNISSNNDYYSLKVEDYKTSNLIWNELLVGHIDSIDRKHLPSHINFTKIEPNQDGVFPLEMLETRQKETFEMLKQIWGF
- a CDS encoding restriction endonuclease subunit S, which encodes MELVAEKYKQTEVGLIPSDWQVKTISQISNPVRGGSPRPAGDPRYFNGNYIPWLTVAALTNIPLSQMYVLETESCLTEEGSLHSRILEKGTLIIANSGATLGVPKLLAIKCCANDGIAALLDFDKETNKQYLVYFINTQIKYLREVVATGNGQPNLNTGLIGNIKVPLPPTIDEQAAIANALSDADDLINSLEKLIAKKRNIKQGVMQKLFSTGKLQEIRLDTIVVIRKGEQLNKSDMSDKGTYPALNGGIEPSGYTDKWNTEKDTITISEGGNSCGFVNYSTNRFWLGGHCYAVDLIDTKFPKAYLYQYLKFRQTQVMELRVGSGLPNIQKSSLNNFNIKIHDSLHEKLKVANCLTDMDADINAIENKLEKYRKVKLGMLQNLLTGKIRLK
- a CDS encoding class I SAM-dependent DNA methyltransferase, which codes for MAIKKSELYSSLWASCDKLRGSMEPSQYKDYVLVLLFVKYVSDKYANDPNGLIKIPKGGGFSDLQALKGQKDIGEKMDIAISALAKENDLEKVIDNISFQDDEKLGKGKEMVDKLTDLIAIFENPSLDFSKNRAEGDDILGDAYEYLMRHFASESGKSKGEFYTPAEVSRVLAKVIGVTKVTKDKQTVYDPTCGSGSLLLKVAEEAESKVNLYGQEKETSNAALARMNMILHNNPEAVIEKGQSTMSVPLHTDKATGKLKTFDFVVANPPFSSKNWMDGFDPTNDLYNRFESGKIPPAKNGDYAFLLHIIKSLKSKGKGACILPHGVLFRGNVESEIRKSLIEKGYIKGIIGLPANLFYGTGIPACVIVIDMENAEATKDLSEDERGIFMVDASKGFIKDGNKNRLREQDIHKITDIFNKQIEVPKFSRFVSYKEISDQKNDFNLNIPRYIDSQEIEDIQDIEAHLLGGIPNADIDALQDYWKVYPSLRKQLFKDGRKGYSLLTIEHSQLKNEIFSHPEFVTFSKEMDDLFTNWKKRNTTFLKALAIGVKPKQTSHSISEDILQTYTGKALMDKYDVYQHLMNYWNEVMQDDCYLIAVDGWKAEPYRILTKNKAGKETDKGWDCDLVPKSLVINRYFLAEKKAIEKLEAERETLAATTQELEEEHSGEEGYFSDYDKVNKANVQKRLKELVATKPKAKKQDLPLAAEAETSYGEQAVLEQYLDLTEKQTELNKKIKEVEAELDKLTLARYKTLTDTEIKQLVVDDKWMASIERSVKTEMERISQRLTQRIKELTERYETPLPKQTTDAVELEDKVSAHLQKMGFVWS
- a CDS encoding helix-turn-helix domain-containing protein, coding for MNNIKLILQKKGLTQTWLSSELGKSYNMVNAYVQNRRQPSLEILYAIADLLNVDVKELLVSNKKRQN